From one Aquila chrysaetos chrysaetos chromosome 7, bAquChr1.4, whole genome shotgun sequence genomic stretch:
- the BCL9 gene encoding B-cell CLL/lymphoma 9 protein isoform X1, with protein sequence MHSSNPKVRNSPSGNTQSSPKSKQEVMVRPPTVMSPSGNPQLDSKFSNQGKQGGSTSQSQPSPCDPKSGGHPPKVLPGPGGSMGLKNGAGNGAKGKGKRERSISADSFEQREAGTPNDDPEIKDCNSADHVKSQESQHTPHSMTSSNASAPRSSTPSHGLTAALEPASGQKTPSKVVYVFSTEMANKAAEAVLKGQVETIVSFHIQNISNSKAERNTVPLNPQITALRTEPKPLPQPQPPTAQDQNPPQNAKMQPTPPVSVPVSKSTGPPCPIDQDSPGVESKVMSVGSPANSTPLQTEGFGQSSTPNNRAVSPVSQGSNSSAADPKGPPQQVSGGDPSNLGENPDGLSQEQLEHRERSLQTLRDIQRMLFPDEKEFAGGQSGGPPSNAGVLDGPQKKPEGPIQAMMAQSQSLGKGSGSRTDGGAPFGPQGHRDMPFSPDEMGPPPMNSQSGPIGPDHLDHMTPEQVAWLKLQQEFYEEKRRKQEQVVVQQCSLQDMMVHQHGPRGVVRGPPPPYQMTPGEGWGPGGPEPFPEGMNMSHSLPPRGMAPHPNMPGSQMRLPGFAGMMNPDMEGPSVPNPASRPGLSGVSWPDDVPKIPDGRNFPPGQGVFSGPGRGERFPNPQGLPEELYQQQLAEKQMGLPPGLNMEGIRPGMEINRMMPSQRHMEPGNNPIFPRMPVEGPMSPSRGDFPKGIPPQIASSRELEFGMGPGSMKGDMGMNVSMGSNPPLVPQKLRDAGVGPEEMMKLRPGVSEMLSSQQKMVPLPFGEHPQQEYGMGPRPFLPMSQGPGVGLRNLREQIGPDQRTNNRLSHMPPLPLNPTSNPNSLNTAPPAQRSLGRKPLDISAAGQVHSPGINPLKSPTMRQVQSPMMGSPSGNLKSPQTPSQLAGMLAGPTAAAAAASIKSPPVLGSAAASPVHLKSPSLPAPSPGWTSSPKPPLQSPGIPPNHKASLTMSSPAMLGNVESGGPPPSTVSQSAPVTLPGNLPSSSPYTMPPEPTLSQNPLSIMMSRMSKFAMPSSTPLYHDAIKTVASSDDDSPPARSPNLPPMNSVPGMGINSQNPRISGPNPVGPMPTLSPMGMTQPLSHNNQMPSPNAMGPNIPPHGVPVGPGLMSHNPMMGHGSQESPMVPQGRLGFPQGFPPVQSPPQQVPFPHNGPSGGQGNFPAGMGFHGEGPLGRPTNLPQSSTDPALCKTGGPGGPDSFTVLGNNMPSVFTDPELQEVIRPGATGIPEFDLSRIIPSEKPSQTLQYFPRGEVPGRKQPQGPGPGFSHMQGMIGEQTPRMGLTLPGMGGPGPVGTPDIPLGTAPSMPGHNPMRPPAFLQQGMMGPHHRMMSPAQTAMPGQPALMSNPVAAVGMIPGKDRAPAGLYSHPGPVGSPGMMMSMQGMMGPQQNIMIPPQMRPRGMAADVGMGGFSQGPGNPGNMMF encoded by the exons acTGCAATTCTGCTGATCATGTGAAATCCCAGGAGTCTCAGCACACACCACACTCCATGACTTCTTCAAATGCTTCAGCCCCAAGGTCTTCCACACCTTCCCATGGCCTGACTGCTGCTTTGGAGCCAGCAAGTGGGCAGAAGACTCCATCCAAAGTGGTTTACGTCTTTTCTACTGAGATGGCCAACAA GGCTGCAGAAGCTGTGCTGAAAGGACAGGTGGAAACCATTGTGTCCTTTCATATCCAGAACATCTCAAACAGCAAGGCGGAACGAAACACTGTACCCTTG AACCCCCAGATCACTGCCCTTCGGACTGAACCCAAGCCCCtgccgcagccccagccccccacTGCCCAGGATCAGAACCCTCCCCAGAACGCTAAAATGCAGCCGACTCCACCCGTGTCAGTGCCGGTATCCAAATCCACTGGCCCCCCGTGTCCCATAGATCAGGACAGTCCCGGCGTGGAAAGCAAAGTCATGTCTGTGGGCAGCCCTGCCAACTCTACCCCATTGCAGAcagaaggatttgggcagagTTCGACCCCCAATAATCGAGCAGTTAGCCCAGTTTCCCAAGGTAGCAATAGCTCTGCTGCAGACCCCAAAGGTCCTCCCCAGCAGGTGTCTGGTGGGGACCCATCCAATTTGGGTGAGAATCCAGATGGACTGTCacaggagcagctggagcatCGAGAGCGCTCATTGCAGACCCTGAGAGACATACAGCGCATGCTCTTCCCTGATGAGAAGGAGTTTGCGGGAGGGCAAAGTGGGGGGCCACCCTCAAATGCTGGGGTGCTGGATGGTCCCCAAAAGAAACCTGAAGGGCCAATACAGGCCATGATGGCTCAATCCCAAAGTTTAGGCAAAGGGTCAGGGTCTCGGACAGATGGAGGGGCTCCGTTTGGCCCTCAAGGACACAGGGACATGCCTTTTTCCCCAGATGAAATGGGGCCACCACCAATGAACTCTCAGTCAGGACCCATAGGCCCAGACCACCTGGACCACATGACTCCTGAGCAGGTGGCCTGGCTCAAGCTGCAGCAGGAGTTTTAcgaggagaagagaagaaagcaagagcaGGTGGTTGTGCAGCAGTGTTCACTGCAGGACATGATGGTCCATCAGCATGGGCCTCGTGGGGTGGTCCGAGGCCCTCCCCCTCCCTACCAGATGAcccctggggagggctggggacctgggggtccAGAGCCCTTCCCTGAAGGCATGAACATGTCGCACTCTCTGCCCCCCAGGGGCATGGCCCCTCATCCCAACATGCCCGGGAGCCAGATGCGCCTGCCTGGTTTTGCAGGAATGATGAACCCTGATATGGAGGGCCCCAGCGTCCCGAATCCTGCCTCCCGGCCTGGGCTTTCGGGAGTTAGTTGGCCAGATGATGTGCCAAAAATCCCAGATGGCCGAAACTTCCCTCCTGGCCAGGGTGTCTTCAGTGGCCCTGGCCGAGGGGAGCGGTTCCCCAATCCACAGGGCCTGCCCGAAGAGCTCtatcagcagcagctggctgagAAACAGATGGGCCTCCCTCCTGGCCTCAACATGGAAGGCATCAGGCCTGGCATGGAGATAAACAGAATGATGCCCTCCCAGAGACACATGGAGCCTGGAAACAATCCGATCTTCCCTCGCATGCCAGTGGAAGGGCCGATGAGCCCCTCCAGGGGGGACTTCCCGAAAGGAATACCCCCACAAATAGCCTCTAGCAGAGAGCTGGAGTTTGGGATGGGCCCTGGCAGCATGAAGGGGGACATGGGCATGAATGTCAGCATGGGCTCCAACCCACCTCTGGTCCCTCAGAAGCTGAGGGATGCAGGAGTTGGGCCGGAAGAGATGATGAAACTGCGCCCCGGTGTCTCGGAGATGCTCTCCTCTCAGCAGAAAATGGTGCCGCTGCCATTTGGGGAGCATCCGCAGCAAGAGTATGGCATGGGTCCCAGGCCTTTCCTTCCCATGTCTCAGGGCCCAGGAGTCGGTCTCCGAAATCTCAGAGAACAGATTGGGCCTGACCAAAGGACTAACAACCGGCTCAGCCACATGCCGCCACTACCTCTCAATCCCACCAGTAACCCTAATAGCCTCAACACTGCTCCCCCTGCGCAGCGCAGCCTCGGCCGCAAGCCCTTGGATATCTCTGCAGCTGGTCAGGTGCATTCGCCAGGGATCAACCCCCTGAAATCCCCCACGATGCGCCAGGTCCAGTCTCCCATGATGGGGTCTCCCTCGGGGAACCTCAAGTCCCCTCAGACACCCTCCCAGCTGGCAGGAATGCTTGCAGGCCCCACTGCCGCAGCTGCCGCTGCCTCCATTAAGTCTCCCCCTGTCTTGgggtctgctgctgcttctcctgtccaCCTCAAGTCTCCGTCTCTCCCCGCACCTTCTCCCGGATGGACTTCATCTCCAAAGCCTCCTTTGCAGAGCCCTGGGATTCCCCCGAACCACAAGGCATCTCTCACCATGTCTTCTCCAGCCATGCTGGGGAACGTGGAGTCGG gtgGTCCACCTCCTTCCACAGTCAGCCAGTCTGCTCCTGTGACTCTCCCTGGAAATCTTCCCTCTAGCAGTCCTTACACAATGCCACCAGAGCCGACCCTCTCCCAGAATCCCCTCTCCATTATGATGTCCAGGATGTCCAAATTTGCCATGCCCAGCTCTACACCGCTCTATCATGATGCCATCAAAACTGTGGCCAGCTCAGATGATGACTCCCCTCCAGCACGTTCCCCAAACTTGCCACCTATGAACAGCGTACCAG GAATGGGCATTAATTCTCAGAATCCTCGAATTTCAGGTCCAAACCCAGTGGGTCCAATGCCAACCCTTAGCCCAATGGGAATGACCCAGCCTCTTTCCCATAACAACCAGATGCCCTCTCCAAATGCTATGGGACCCAATATACCTCCTCATGGGGTCCCCGTGGGACCCGGCCTGATGTCACACAACCCAATGATGGGGCATGGTTCCCAGGAGTCTCCAATGGTACCTCAAGGACGcctgggcttcccacagggGTTCCCTCCTGTACAGTCTCCTCCGCAACAGGTGCCATTTCCACACAACGGGCCCAGCGGTGGACAAGGCAACTTCCCAGCGGGAATGGGCTTCCACGGAGAAGGACCTCTGGGGCGTCCTACCAACCTGCCCCAAAGTTCGACAGATCCAGCACTTTGCAAGACTGGAGGCCCTGGCGGTCCAGACTCCTTCACTGTTCTCGGAAACAATATGCCTTCGGTTTTCACTGatccagagctgcaggaggtgaTCCGTCCTGGAGCCACAGGAATACCTGAGTTTGACCTGTCCAGGATTATCCCATCGGAGAAGCCTAGCCAGACACTACAGTATTTCCCTCGTGGGGAGGTGCCAGGCCGCAAGCAGCCGCAGGGTCCTGGGCCTGGGTTCTCCCACATGCAGGGGATGATAGGAGAGCAGACCCCAAGGATGGGACTAACATTGCCTGGCATGGGGGGCCCCGGGCCAGTGGGAACTCCGGATATCCCTCTTGGGACGGCTCCATCCATGCCAGGTCATAACCCGATGAGACCACCTGCCTTCCTGCAGCAAGGCATGATGGGGCCGCACCACCGCATGATGTCACCAGCACAAACGGCGATGCCTGGCCAGCCCGCGCTAATGAGTAACCCCGTGGCCGCCGTGGGCATGATCCCAGGCAAGGACCGAGCCCCTGCAGGGCTGTACAGCCACCCGGGCCCTGTAGGGTCACCTGGTATGATGATGTCAATGCAGGGCATGATGGGACCCCAACAAAACATCATGATTCCCCCCCAGATGAGGCCCCGAGGTATGGCTGCTGACGTTGGCATGGGAGGATTTAGCCAAGGCCCTGGAAACCCAGGGAACATGATGTTTTAA
- the BCL9 gene encoding B-cell CLL/lymphoma 9 protein isoform X4 yields MVRPPTVMSPSGNPQLDSKFSNQGKQGGSTSQSQPSPCDPKSGGHPPKVLPGPGGSMGLKNGAGNGAKGKGKRERSISADSFEQREAGTPNDDPEIKDCNSADHVKSQESQHTPHSMTSSNASAPRSSTPSHGLTAALEPASGQKTPSKVVYVFSTEMANKAAEAVLKGQVETIVSFHIQNISNSKAERNTVPLNPQITALRTEPKPLPQPQPPTAQDQNPPQNAKMQPTPPVSVPVSKSTGPPCPIDQDSPGVESKVMSVGSPANSTPLQTEGFGQSSTPNNRAVSPVSQGSNSSAADPKGPPQQVSGGDPSNLGENPDGLSQEQLEHRERSLQTLRDIQRMLFPDEKEFAGGQSGGPPSNAGVLDGPQKKPEGPIQAMMAQSQSLGKGSGSRTDGGAPFGPQGHRDMPFSPDEMGPPPMNSQSGPIGPDHLDHMTPEQVAWLKLQQEFYEEKRRKQEQVVVQQCSLQDMMVHQHGPRGVVRGPPPPYQMTPGEGWGPGGPEPFPEGMNMSHSLPPRGMAPHPNMPGSQMRLPGFAGMMNPDMEGPSVPNPASRPGLSGVSWPDDVPKIPDGRNFPPGQGVFSGPGRGERFPNPQGLPEELYQQQLAEKQMGLPPGLNMEGIRPGMEINRMMPSQRHMEPGNNPIFPRMPVEGPMSPSRGDFPKGIPPQIASSRELEFGMGPGSMKGDMGMNVSMGSNPPLVPQKLRDAGVGPEEMMKLRPGVSEMLSSQQKMVPLPFGEHPQQEYGMGPRPFLPMSQGPGVGLRNLREQIGPDQRTNNRLSHMPPLPLNPTSNPNSLNTAPPAQRSLGRKPLDISAAGQVHSPGINPLKSPTMRQVQSPMMGSPSGNLKSPQTPSQLAGMLAGPTAAAAAASIKSPPVLGSAAASPVHLKSPSLPAPSPGWTSSPKPPLQSPGIPPNHKASLTMSSPAMLGNVESGGPPPSTVSQSAPVTLPGNLPSSSPYTMPPEPTLSQNPLSIMMSRMSKFAMPSSTPLYHDAIKTVASSDDDSPPARSPNLPPMNSVPGMGINSQNPRISGPNPVGPMPTLSPMGMTQPLSHNNQMPSPNAMGPNIPPHGVPVGPGLMSHNPMMGHGSQESPMVPQGRLGFPQGFPPVQSPPQQVPFPHNGPSGGQGNFPAGMGFHGEGPLGRPTNLPQSSTDPALCKTGGPGGPDSFTVLGNNMPSVFTDPELQEVIRPGATGIPEFDLSRIIPSEKPSQTLQYFPRGEVPGRKQPQGPGPGFSHMQGMIGEQTPRMGLTLPGMGGPGPVGTPDIPLGTAPSMPGHNPMRPPAFLQQGMMGPHHRMMSPAQTAMPGQPALMSNPVAAVGMIPGKDRAPAGLYSHPGPVGSPGMMMSMQGMMGPQQNIMIPPQMRPRGMAADVGMGGFSQGPGNPGNMMF; encoded by the exons acTGCAATTCTGCTGATCATGTGAAATCCCAGGAGTCTCAGCACACACCACACTCCATGACTTCTTCAAATGCTTCAGCCCCAAGGTCTTCCACACCTTCCCATGGCCTGACTGCTGCTTTGGAGCCAGCAAGTGGGCAGAAGACTCCATCCAAAGTGGTTTACGTCTTTTCTACTGAGATGGCCAACAA GGCTGCAGAAGCTGTGCTGAAAGGACAGGTGGAAACCATTGTGTCCTTTCATATCCAGAACATCTCAAACAGCAAGGCGGAACGAAACACTGTACCCTTG AACCCCCAGATCACTGCCCTTCGGACTGAACCCAAGCCCCtgccgcagccccagccccccacTGCCCAGGATCAGAACCCTCCCCAGAACGCTAAAATGCAGCCGACTCCACCCGTGTCAGTGCCGGTATCCAAATCCACTGGCCCCCCGTGTCCCATAGATCAGGACAGTCCCGGCGTGGAAAGCAAAGTCATGTCTGTGGGCAGCCCTGCCAACTCTACCCCATTGCAGAcagaaggatttgggcagagTTCGACCCCCAATAATCGAGCAGTTAGCCCAGTTTCCCAAGGTAGCAATAGCTCTGCTGCAGACCCCAAAGGTCCTCCCCAGCAGGTGTCTGGTGGGGACCCATCCAATTTGGGTGAGAATCCAGATGGACTGTCacaggagcagctggagcatCGAGAGCGCTCATTGCAGACCCTGAGAGACATACAGCGCATGCTCTTCCCTGATGAGAAGGAGTTTGCGGGAGGGCAAAGTGGGGGGCCACCCTCAAATGCTGGGGTGCTGGATGGTCCCCAAAAGAAACCTGAAGGGCCAATACAGGCCATGATGGCTCAATCCCAAAGTTTAGGCAAAGGGTCAGGGTCTCGGACAGATGGAGGGGCTCCGTTTGGCCCTCAAGGACACAGGGACATGCCTTTTTCCCCAGATGAAATGGGGCCACCACCAATGAACTCTCAGTCAGGACCCATAGGCCCAGACCACCTGGACCACATGACTCCTGAGCAGGTGGCCTGGCTCAAGCTGCAGCAGGAGTTTTAcgaggagaagagaagaaagcaagagcaGGTGGTTGTGCAGCAGTGTTCACTGCAGGACATGATGGTCCATCAGCATGGGCCTCGTGGGGTGGTCCGAGGCCCTCCCCCTCCCTACCAGATGAcccctggggagggctggggacctgggggtccAGAGCCCTTCCCTGAAGGCATGAACATGTCGCACTCTCTGCCCCCCAGGGGCATGGCCCCTCATCCCAACATGCCCGGGAGCCAGATGCGCCTGCCTGGTTTTGCAGGAATGATGAACCCTGATATGGAGGGCCCCAGCGTCCCGAATCCTGCCTCCCGGCCTGGGCTTTCGGGAGTTAGTTGGCCAGATGATGTGCCAAAAATCCCAGATGGCCGAAACTTCCCTCCTGGCCAGGGTGTCTTCAGTGGCCCTGGCCGAGGGGAGCGGTTCCCCAATCCACAGGGCCTGCCCGAAGAGCTCtatcagcagcagctggctgagAAACAGATGGGCCTCCCTCCTGGCCTCAACATGGAAGGCATCAGGCCTGGCATGGAGATAAACAGAATGATGCCCTCCCAGAGACACATGGAGCCTGGAAACAATCCGATCTTCCCTCGCATGCCAGTGGAAGGGCCGATGAGCCCCTCCAGGGGGGACTTCCCGAAAGGAATACCCCCACAAATAGCCTCTAGCAGAGAGCTGGAGTTTGGGATGGGCCCTGGCAGCATGAAGGGGGACATGGGCATGAATGTCAGCATGGGCTCCAACCCACCTCTGGTCCCTCAGAAGCTGAGGGATGCAGGAGTTGGGCCGGAAGAGATGATGAAACTGCGCCCCGGTGTCTCGGAGATGCTCTCCTCTCAGCAGAAAATGGTGCCGCTGCCATTTGGGGAGCATCCGCAGCAAGAGTATGGCATGGGTCCCAGGCCTTTCCTTCCCATGTCTCAGGGCCCAGGAGTCGGTCTCCGAAATCTCAGAGAACAGATTGGGCCTGACCAAAGGACTAACAACCGGCTCAGCCACATGCCGCCACTACCTCTCAATCCCACCAGTAACCCTAATAGCCTCAACACTGCTCCCCCTGCGCAGCGCAGCCTCGGCCGCAAGCCCTTGGATATCTCTGCAGCTGGTCAGGTGCATTCGCCAGGGATCAACCCCCTGAAATCCCCCACGATGCGCCAGGTCCAGTCTCCCATGATGGGGTCTCCCTCGGGGAACCTCAAGTCCCCTCAGACACCCTCCCAGCTGGCAGGAATGCTTGCAGGCCCCACTGCCGCAGCTGCCGCTGCCTCCATTAAGTCTCCCCCTGTCTTGgggtctgctgctgcttctcctgtccaCCTCAAGTCTCCGTCTCTCCCCGCACCTTCTCCCGGATGGACTTCATCTCCAAAGCCTCCTTTGCAGAGCCCTGGGATTCCCCCGAACCACAAGGCATCTCTCACCATGTCTTCTCCAGCCATGCTGGGGAACGTGGAGTCGG gtgGTCCACCTCCTTCCACAGTCAGCCAGTCTGCTCCTGTGACTCTCCCTGGAAATCTTCCCTCTAGCAGTCCTTACACAATGCCACCAGAGCCGACCCTCTCCCAGAATCCCCTCTCCATTATGATGTCCAGGATGTCCAAATTTGCCATGCCCAGCTCTACACCGCTCTATCATGATGCCATCAAAACTGTGGCCAGCTCAGATGATGACTCCCCTCCAGCACGTTCCCCAAACTTGCCACCTATGAACAGCGTACCAG GAATGGGCATTAATTCTCAGAATCCTCGAATTTCAGGTCCAAACCCAGTGGGTCCAATGCCAACCCTTAGCCCAATGGGAATGACCCAGCCTCTTTCCCATAACAACCAGATGCCCTCTCCAAATGCTATGGGACCCAATATACCTCCTCATGGGGTCCCCGTGGGACCCGGCCTGATGTCACACAACCCAATGATGGGGCATGGTTCCCAGGAGTCTCCAATGGTACCTCAAGGACGcctgggcttcccacagggGTTCCCTCCTGTACAGTCTCCTCCGCAACAGGTGCCATTTCCACACAACGGGCCCAGCGGTGGACAAGGCAACTTCCCAGCGGGAATGGGCTTCCACGGAGAAGGACCTCTGGGGCGTCCTACCAACCTGCCCCAAAGTTCGACAGATCCAGCACTTTGCAAGACTGGAGGCCCTGGCGGTCCAGACTCCTTCACTGTTCTCGGAAACAATATGCCTTCGGTTTTCACTGatccagagctgcaggaggtgaTCCGTCCTGGAGCCACAGGAATACCTGAGTTTGACCTGTCCAGGATTATCCCATCGGAGAAGCCTAGCCAGACACTACAGTATTTCCCTCGTGGGGAGGTGCCAGGCCGCAAGCAGCCGCAGGGTCCTGGGCCTGGGTTCTCCCACATGCAGGGGATGATAGGAGAGCAGACCCCAAGGATGGGACTAACATTGCCTGGCATGGGGGGCCCCGGGCCAGTGGGAACTCCGGATATCCCTCTTGGGACGGCTCCATCCATGCCAGGTCATAACCCGATGAGACCACCTGCCTTCCTGCAGCAAGGCATGATGGGGCCGCACCACCGCATGATGTCACCAGCACAAACGGCGATGCCTGGCCAGCCCGCGCTAATGAGTAACCCCGTGGCCGCCGTGGGCATGATCCCAGGCAAGGACCGAGCCCCTGCAGGGCTGTACAGCCACCCGGGCCCTGTAGGGTCACCTGGTATGATGATGTCAATGCAGGGCATGATGGGACCCCAACAAAACATCATGATTCCCCCCCAGATGAGGCCCCGAGGTATGGCTGCTGACGTTGGCATGGGAGGATTTAGCCAAGGCCCTGGAAACCCAGGGAACATGATGTTTTAA